From the genome of Desertifilum tharense IPPAS B-1220:
TATAATGGTTTGACTTTCCATCGGGTCATCCCTAATTTTGTGATTCAAGGCGGATGTCCTCAAGGAACGGGAACCGGAGGACCGGGTTATACGATTAAGTGCGAAATCAACCCCAACAAGCACATTGCGGGTAGTTTGTCAATGGCTCATGCGGGTCGAGATACGGGGGGAAGCCAGTTCTTTATCTGCCATTCTCCCCAATCGCATTTAGATGGCAAACATACGGTTTTTGGCAAAACTGAGAATATGGATGTGGTGAATGCGATTCGCCAAGGCGATAAAATTTTGTCGGTGACGATTGTTCCTGACTAGCGGCTTGGCAGAAGTTTAATGAATTTGAGGGTAGAACGGATAGAATCGCTAAAATCGGGTTTGGTTGCGGCTGGCTGTTTTACCGTGGCATTCGCCATTGTGACGATTATCAATCACGGGTTGCTTGCCAAACGCTTTGTTAATTTGACGGCTTTACAGATTAACAGCGATTTAAGGTTACTCGTCAGTAGCGCGATCGCGCTATCGACGGGTTTTTTGTTTGGTGTGGCTTATCGTTATATTATTCGCAGCGATCGCAATCCCCATTTGCAACAAGGCGCGATTTTTGCTTTTGGTTTGACGCGCGGGTTGGCACAGTTTGATGTAGGATGGCAAGATCCCACCACCCTATGGTCTGCGGCGATTTTGGGAGTCGAGAATATTTGGTTGTTTGCGATGACGGCCCTCACGCTAGACTGGACGATTCGCCGAAAGTGGATTAAACCTTTAGAGTGAAGGGCGATCGCTTTCTGGGATAAAACTTTCTTTACGGAGAAAATCCGGTTAATTCCACAGCAATTAAATGAGATCGATCTAAAGTTTTATCAAGAAAATTGGCTGGGGTTCAGCAAATTTATCAGAATACCGATAATAGAGATAGAAAAGTCTCGCAGATTGACTTGGTGGTGCTTCTACGTCAGCGATCCAGGCGCTTTCCAGTCGAGATATCTCTCGGTTTATATTTTCAAGAACGAAGCTTTTTTAATAAACAACCTCCCCATTGAGAGATGCTTTAGAGGGTCAAGGCTGCAAAGATAGACTTAAGCTTTGCCTAGCCCGATCGCGATCTGGAGATGCTTCCTAGAAAATGGCATCTTGGCGAAAACAATATTCATTAATTTGTTAATTTTCATTGCAATTATGATAATTTTGCGAGACTCTCTTCTTCGATCCCCGACTGAAGAAAGTAAAATAGTATACAGACACGAGGGCAACACCATGTTAGAACCACTCCATTCTGTAAGCTCCCCCGACTATCCCGAAACTAACGTACTTCCCCCGATTGGCGATCGCTTATTCGCCGGGGTGCGAGTCGGTTGTGCTTATGTATTAAACTTGAGTCGCGCGATCGCCTTCTTAGGATTAGTGGCGATCGCAAGCGTTCCCCTCTTGTGCCTCAGCCTGCTAACTCTCAGCGACGAAGGCGACAACCGTTAAGCCGCCTCCCAAGCTATCCCCCGATAACCCAAGGCGAACGATTCCGGGTGAAAGATCTCCGCGAGGATACATAGCGAATCCACCAACCGAGGCCCCGGACGATTAAAGAAAGCATTACCATCCGTTACATAAACTTGGTTGTGTTGCACCGCTTTTAACTGCTGCCACTGCGATCGCTCTGCCAGTTGTGCCAAATCTTGGCGAGTGCGAGTCAAATCAAAACCACAGGGCATTAACACAATAATATCGGGATCTGCCTCAACCAACGCTTGCCAGTCTACCCACGGCGAATGCTGTCCGCTGGTTGCTAAAATGGGTTGGCCTCCAGCAAGCTGCACCAACTCCGGTATCCAATTCCCCGCAATCATCAGCGGTTCTACCCATTCAATACAAGCAACCGTGGGATGAAACGCTAGCGCCTGCGCCTGTGTTGCGACTTGGTTAACGCGAGATTGCAGCAAACCCAACACTTCCGACGCATCCACCCCCAACTGGCGCGCCACCTTGGCAATATCGTCCCAAACTTCCGCCAGCGTATTCGGCTGCAAAGAAATAATTTGCGGTTGCGAATCTATCGCCGCTTTCACCGCCGCTTCCACATCGGCTAGCGAACACGCACAAACCTCGCATTGATCCTGCGTTAAAATATGCGTCGGTTGCAGTTGCCGAAGTACGTCCGTTTCAACCCGATAAACGCTTAACGCCGACTCTAAAACATCCGTTACCCGTTGATGAATTTCGCCACTCGATCCGCTGGGATTAAACTGAGGCTGCGTGCAAGCGGGTAGACTCTGAACGGGTATGGGGTAGTCGCATTCGTGCGATCGCCCAACCAAACACTCCGCTAACCCTAAACTCGCAACAATTTCCGTTGCACTAGGGATCAGCGAAACAATTCTCAACGATCTAGACATCGATCCTCTCTTTGTCCATCCCCCAAATTCTAGCCGATGGCAAAAAATAAGTGCTGCTTGGTCGAATCGATTCAGCAGCACTTCAACAGAAATGATGGCTTAAAACTTATTGAATAATATGGAAATAGTAAGCCGCAACCAAGAAGTTAACCGCTAAAAGCAGACCAAACCAAAAGGTGCGGAACGGATATGGGGGTCTTGTGGTTGGGGGAACGGGCCGATCGGTGTTAGGGCTAATCACTGCCATGTAATAAACCTCCTAATTAGGATGTGATTTCCTTAATAAATATCAGAATCTTACCCTGTTTGGGGCCACCCCAATTATTGATTTTTGTCTCATCAAGACTTGGCAAAAATCCCCTTTTAGTCTTACAAAGGAGGGTTATCCTTCTCCTGCATGATAGGAACTGCGAACCAAAGGCCCCGAACGAACGTGAGAGAACCCCAACTCCCGCGCGATCGCCCCTAACGCCTCAAACGCTTCTGGGGTCCAATATTCCCGCACGGGTAAATGTTCCAAAGACGGCTGCATATATTGCCCCAAGGTAATGCGATCGCACTGTACCGCCCGCAAATCTCGCATCGTCTCCACCACCTCATCCCAGGTTTCCCCATGTCCCAACATTAACCCCGACTTCGTAGGAATGCTCGGATCGAGTTCTTTTACCCACCGCAACACCGCCAAAGAGCGATCGTACTTCGCCCCC
Proteins encoded in this window:
- a CDS encoding peptidylprolyl isomerase, producing the protein MTRAIMETDKGTINLELFEQDAPNTVKNFVDLSEKGFYNGLTFHRVIPNFVIQGGCPQGTGTGGPGYTIKCEINPNKHIAGSLSMAHAGRDTGGSQFFICHSPQSHLDGKHTVFGKTENMDVVNAIRQGDKILSVTIVPD
- a CDS encoding cobalamin-binding protein, coding for MSRSLRIVSLIPSATEIVASLGLAECLVGRSHECDYPIPVQSLPACTQPQFNPSGSSGEIHQRVTDVLESALSVYRVETDVLRQLQPTHILTQDQCEVCACSLADVEAAVKAAIDSQPQIISLQPNTLAEVWDDIAKVARQLGVDASEVLGLLQSRVNQVATQAQALAFHPTVACIEWVEPLMIAGNWIPELVQLAGGQPILATSGQHSPWVDWQALVEADPDIIVLMPCGFDLTRTRQDLAQLAERSQWQQLKAVQHNQVYVTDGNAFFNRPGPRLVDSLCILAEIFHPESFALGYRGIAWEAA
- the psaX gene encoding photosystem I protein PsaX, giving the protein MAVISPNTDRPVPPTTRPPYPFRTFWFGLLLAVNFLVAAYYFHIIQ